The genomic region GACGGTGGCTTTCGGGCGCCCGAGATTCTGGACTTCCTTGACGAACAACCCGGGCTCGATTACATCGTTGGTTTTGCTACGAATGTCGTGCTGGAGAAACATGTCTTTGACGCTCTTTGCCGGAGCTGGGAATACTGGCGCCAGGGCGATCCATCATGGAAAGCCTATGGAGAATGTACTTACAAAGCCAAATCCTGGTCGCGGGCACGACGGGTGATCTTCAAAACCGAGATTCTTGACCATCCCGGCAGGGACCTGAAAGAGAATCTTCGTTTTGTGGTGACCAATCTGAAGCAGTCCCCGCGGTGGCTTTATGAGAAAGTCTATTGTGCCCGGGGTGATGTCGAGAACCGGATCAAGGAACTTAAGGTTGACCTGCAGATCGATCGGACGAGTTGCACAAGCTTCCTGGCAAATCAGCTGCGGGTATTGATGACGGCGGCGGCTTATGTGTTGATGCAAGAGTTACGTTGTCATCTTGCTCGTAACCGTGCAGGCAGTTTGCAAGCGGGTACCCTGCGTGAACATTTCCTGAAGATCGGTGTCCGTCTCGTTGTCTCCATGCGGCGGGTTGTGTTTCACATGCCGAAGTCATATCCCTTTAAAATTCTCTGGTCCCGTCTGGCCATGAATCTGGGAGCTGTCCGAGAATAGCGATTCTCTTTTCTGCTGTTCAATGATTGGCCAATTCTTCGACTGAAATCTTTCGGTGCTGTTCCCGGGTATTCGGCAGTGGGGATGATTACAAATAATTACCCTCTTTTGCTCTCCTTATTGCTTCTTTTGATCAATTGTCTGATTGAGTGCGATAATTTTGATCTTGATCATCTGGTACAGGGCTGTAAGCTGATTTCAACGCGATTAAATAGACACTCATGAATAGTCTGCGCTAGGATTATGCCTAAACCTAGATATAAGCCGATGATCGAATCTTTGACCGGCTTTAGAATTATTGTCCAACTCAGGAAGAGGAGGCGGCCGTTTTCTGTGCAGAGAGTATCTCATTGGAATACAGCAAATTGGCATGTTGACATAATTGCCCCTCTCCGACTCTTTTGTCGCAGAGGAAAAGCGGCAACACTTCTGACAGTTGGCTCTTCTGAACCAAGGATTCGCAACGCCCGTTTGAGTAGAGAG from Candidatus Eisenbacteria bacterium harbors:
- a CDS encoding transposase — its product is DGGFRAPEILDFLDEQPGLDYIVGFATNVVLEKHVFDALCRSWEYWRQGDPSWKAYGECTYKAKSWSRARRVIFKTEILDHPGRDLKENLRFVVTNLKQSPRWLYEKVYCARGDVENRIKELKVDLQIDRTSCTSFLANQLRVLMTAAAYVLMQELRCHLARNRAGSLQAGTLREHFLKIGVRLVVSMRRVVFHMPKSYPFKILWSRLAMNLGAVRE